A genomic segment from Desulfurella amilsii encodes:
- a CDS encoding 5-oxoprolinase subunit PxpA, whose translation MFAIDLNADLGESFGAYKMGSDEELMKYITSANIACGMHGGDPIVINNTILMAKAHKVNIGAHPSYPDLQGFGRRDMVLSELEIECFVLYQIGAVDAFCRANSVELKHTKPHGALYNAAAKDLNIALAIVNAIKKFNNNTILVGLANSKFIQAGKEVGIKVAKEVFADRAYDDSGFLVPRKVPGSVITDIDLAVNQALQIVKYKKVQTISGKIIDIQGDTICVHGDNPKAKDLLDSLFYVFKKEGITILPLSEIVNGA comes from the coding sequence ATGTTTGCTATTGATTTAAATGCGGATCTAGGCGAAAGTTTTGGTGCATATAAGATGGGTTCTGACGAAGAATTAATGAAGTACATAACTTCTGCTAATATAGCTTGCGGTATGCACGGCGGTGATCCTATTGTCATAAACAATACAATTTTAATGGCAAAAGCCCACAAAGTAAATATAGGGGCCCATCCAAGCTACCCAGATTTACAAGGTTTTGGTAGAAGAGATATGGTGCTATCAGAACTGGAAATAGAATGTTTTGTTCTCTACCAAATTGGCGCAGTCGATGCATTTTGCAGAGCCAATAGTGTTGAATTAAAACACACTAAACCACATGGAGCTTTATATAACGCAGCAGCAAAAGATTTGAATATAGCTTTAGCAATAGTAAACGCTATCAAAAAATTTAATAACAACACCATATTGGTTGGTTTGGCGAATTCAAAATTCATTCAAGCAGGCAAAGAGGTAGGCATTAAGGTAGCTAAAGAAGTATTTGCAGATCGAGCATACGATGATAGTGGTTTTTTAGTTCCAAGAAAAGTCCCAGGTTCTGTAATCACTGATATTGATTTAGCGGTTAACCAAGCACTTCAAATTGTAAAATACAAAAAAGTTCAAACAATTAGCGGAAAAATTATTGATATTCAAGGGGATACAATATGCGTACATGGAGATAACCCAAAAGCCAAAGATTTGCTAGATAGTTTATTTTATGTATTTAAAAAAGAAGGTATTACTATTTTACCTCTTTCGGAAATTGTAAATGGAGCGTAA